A portion of the Edaphobacter lichenicola genome contains these proteins:
- the treY gene encoding malto-oligosyltrehalose synthase: MMLRIPCSTYRLQLHKEFTFDDAAEIAEYLRSLGVSHVYTSPYLQAAPGSTHGYDVVDHQRVNEELGGAEAHERFCKKLGETDLGQVLDIVPNHMSLGKENRYWWDVLENGTSSRYASFFDIDWQPQEERLRDKVLVPILGDQYGRVLQSGGIKVVRRGVKFQVECSGQTLPVSPPSLPVILSRAAEYTKSDTLSFLAASFGRLPAPEYVDRRTILARHRDKVVLFTLLERLCAEEPGIFEAMDQAVSELNDNLDAVDDFLNQQSYRLAYWKTADQQLSYRRFFDVNTLIGLRVEREYVFEETHALILDWLRRGVLDGVRVDHPDGLRDPLEYFKRLRERAPDAWLIGEKILEPGEFLREEWPIQGTSGYDFLNVAAGVLVAPDGMMELQTIYGEFTGQPTDFHAIAHEKKINVSQEALGSDVNRLTSIFVEICEANRDRRDYTRAEVRRAIREVAACFSIYRTYVVPERDEITDEDREYITQAAECAKEKRQDIDGGLFDFLRDVLTMEVKGKLESEFLLRFQQFTGPVMAKGVEDTAFYCFNRLTGMNEVGSDPGRDGVSVEEFHSYCGKMHETHPSTMTTLSTHDTKRSEDVRARLAVLSEIPGRFGSAVQRWSRMNNAFRARKPDSDPMPDRNTEYLYYQTLIGAWPLPMERAKAYMLKAVREAKQQTSWVANNKEFEDALTLFIEFTYNYAPFLRELQQFVDRIVDAGRVNSLAQTLLKYTGPGVPDLYQGTELWDLSLVDPDNRRPVDYHLRRRLLAELKQMSGDDIAIKVMTRADEGLPKMWTIHKALELRRERPEWFGADADYIPLMVDGAKYDHVIAYLRGEDVITVVPRLTMKLAGVWKDTLVTLPEGRWRNRLTGAMIDGGEVGIKGLLKDFPVALLVREGVGE, translated from the coding sequence ATGATGCTACGGATTCCATGTTCGACGTACAGGCTGCAACTCCATAAAGAATTCACATTTGACGACGCGGCGGAGATAGCCGAGTATCTGCGCTCGCTCGGGGTTTCGCATGTTTATACTTCGCCCTACCTGCAGGCTGCACCCGGAAGTACACATGGGTACGATGTTGTCGATCATCAGCGTGTGAATGAAGAGTTGGGTGGAGCGGAGGCGCACGAGCGATTTTGCAAGAAGCTGGGAGAGACGGATCTGGGGCAGGTGCTGGACATTGTTCCGAACCACATGTCGCTCGGCAAAGAGAATCGGTATTGGTGGGATGTGTTGGAGAATGGGACGTCGAGCCGGTACGCTTCGTTCTTCGATATCGACTGGCAGCCGCAGGAGGAGCGCCTGCGAGACAAGGTGCTGGTACCGATACTTGGCGATCAGTACGGGAGAGTCTTGCAGTCGGGCGGCATCAAGGTGGTGCGGCGTGGAGTTAAATTTCAGGTGGAGTGCTCTGGGCAGACACTGCCGGTTTCGCCGCCTTCGTTGCCAGTGATTCTTTCTCGAGCAGCAGAGTATACAAAATCGGATACGCTGAGTTTTCTTGCTGCGTCGTTCGGACGGCTGCCGGCGCCGGAATATGTCGATCGTCGTACGATTCTCGCTCGTCACCGCGACAAGGTCGTGCTGTTCACTTTGCTGGAGCGGCTGTGCGCGGAAGAGCCTGGGATCTTCGAAGCGATGGATCAGGCAGTGAGTGAGTTGAACGACAATCTGGATGCGGTGGATGATTTTTTGAATCAGCAGAGTTATCGGCTGGCTTACTGGAAGACCGCGGATCAACAGTTGAGCTATCGCCGATTCTTCGACGTGAATACGCTGATCGGCCTGCGTGTTGAGCGCGAATATGTGTTTGAAGAGACGCATGCGCTGATACTGGATTGGTTGAGGCGGGGGGTGCTGGATGGTGTGCGGGTCGATCATCCGGATGGATTGCGTGATCCATTGGAGTACTTCAAACGGCTGCGCGAACGCGCGCCGGATGCGTGGTTGATCGGGGAGAAGATTCTCGAGCCGGGAGAGTTTCTGCGTGAGGAGTGGCCGATTCAGGGAACGAGTGGATACGACTTCCTGAACGTCGCTGCAGGAGTGCTGGTAGCGCCGGACGGCATGATGGAGTTGCAGACAATCTACGGCGAATTTACAGGGCAACCTACCGATTTTCATGCGATCGCCCATGAGAAGAAGATCAACGTTTCGCAGGAGGCTCTGGGGAGCGACGTGAATCGGTTGACTTCGATCTTTGTCGAGATATGCGAGGCGAATCGTGACCGTCGGGACTACACGAGAGCTGAGGTGCGCCGGGCGATTCGTGAGGTGGCGGCTTGCTTTTCGATCTATCGGACTTACGTCGTGCCGGAGCGCGACGAGATTACCGATGAAGATAGGGAGTACATCACGCAGGCGGCGGAGTGCGCGAAGGAGAAGCGGCAGGATATTGATGGTGGGCTCTTCGACTTTCTTCGCGATGTGCTGACCATGGAGGTGAAGGGCAAGCTGGAGAGCGAATTCTTATTGCGGTTTCAGCAGTTCACGGGACCGGTGATGGCGAAGGGAGTGGAGGATACGGCGTTCTACTGCTTCAACCGGCTGACGGGAATGAACGAAGTGGGGAGTGATCCCGGACGGGATGGAGTGAGCGTCGAAGAGTTTCATTCGTACTGCGGAAAGATGCATGAGACGCACCCTTCGACGATGACGACGCTGTCGACACACGACACGAAGCGTAGTGAGGATGTGAGGGCGCGGCTGGCGGTATTGTCGGAGATTCCAGGGCGTTTTGGTTCGGCGGTGCAACGATGGTCGCGAATGAATAATGCGTTTCGAGCGCGCAAGCCTGATTCGGATCCGATGCCGGATCGCAACACGGAGTATCTCTACTACCAGACATTGATTGGCGCGTGGCCGTTGCCGATGGAGCGTGCGAAGGCTTACATGCTGAAGGCTGTTCGTGAGGCGAAGCAGCAGACGAGCTGGGTGGCGAACAATAAGGAGTTCGAAGATGCGCTGACTCTCTTCATCGAATTTACGTATAACTACGCGCCTTTTCTACGAGAGTTGCAACAGTTTGTCGATCGGATTGTCGATGCTGGCCGCGTGAACTCGCTGGCGCAGACACTGCTGAAGTATACGGGGCCGGGCGTGCCTGATCTTTACCAGGGAACGGAGCTGTGGGATCTGAGTTTGGTTGATCCCGATAACCGGAGACCGGTTGACTATCATTTGCGGCGGCGGCTGTTGGCCGAGCTGAAACAGATGAGTGGAGATGACATCGCGATTAAGGTGATGACAAGAGCTGACGAGGGTCTGCCGAAGATGTGGACGATTCATAAGGCGCTTGAATTGAGGCGCGAGAGACCGGAGTGGTTTGGAGCGGATGCCGACTATATTCCGCTGATGGTGGACGGAGCGAAGTATGACCACGTGATTGCCTATTTACGTGGCGAAGACGTGATTACGGTGGTGCCGAGGCTAACGATGAAGCTCGCTGGTGTGTGGAAGGACACACTAGTTACGTTGCCGGAGGGCCGGTGGAGGAATCGCCTGACTGGCGCAATGATCGACGGTGGCGAAGTGGGGATTAAGGGACTGCTGAAGGATTTTCCGGTAGCGCTTCTAGTGCGCGAAGGCGTGGGGGAGTAA
- a CDS encoding DUF5666 domain-containing protein, which translates to MLSRSMLSRFRVLRRSTLAGALITVALYVPAVNANAMAQTPAAAPAAAGRQLGTVKAVSGNTLTLTTDAGQEVAVSVADGARVLQLAPGSTDLKTAQTITLANIAAGDRVLVSGKAGDSAGAFAASRVILMKSGDIAQKHEAEQADWQKRGTGGIVSAVDAGSGALTVSIGAKKLTVNTSSRTRFRRYAGDSVKFEDAKPGTLAQIQVGDQLRVRGAKSDDGTSIQAEEVVSGSFKNLSGLIATVDVGSGTLTLKDLATKKTVTVTITANSSVRSLPPEAAARFAARARNAAAGGSGGGGTPAPASNAAGGERPGGSGRSAGADLSQFVSRLPSQTIADLKVGEAVMIVGSQSDAASNGVTAVTLLSGVEPILAAAPSGSGSLTLSPWSLGGGTADGGSQ; encoded by the coding sequence ATGTTGAGCAGATCGATGTTGAGCAGATTTCGTGTACTTCGAAGATCTACGCTCGCTGGTGCGTTGATTACGGTTGCGTTGTATGTCCCTGCCGTGAACGCGAATGCAATGGCGCAGACTCCTGCAGCCGCGCCGGCAGCGGCTGGACGTCAGCTCGGTACGGTCAAGGCGGTTTCTGGAAATACACTGACTTTGACGACCGATGCGGGGCAAGAGGTCGCCGTGAGTGTGGCAGACGGAGCACGCGTTCTGCAGTTGGCGCCGGGTAGTACTGATTTGAAGACGGCCCAGACGATCACGCTGGCAAATATTGCGGCCGGCGATCGTGTGTTGGTGAGCGGAAAGGCTGGCGACTCGGCGGGTGCTTTTGCGGCGTCGCGCGTGATCTTGATGAAATCGGGAGATATAGCGCAGAAACATGAGGCCGAGCAGGCTGACTGGCAGAAGCGCGGTACAGGCGGCATCGTAAGCGCTGTCGATGCCGGCAGCGGCGCGTTGACGGTATCGATTGGCGCAAAGAAGCTCACGGTGAATACGTCCAGCAGGACACGGTTTCGACGTTATGCCGGGGATTCGGTGAAGTTTGAGGATGCGAAGCCGGGGACGCTGGCGCAGATTCAGGTAGGCGACCAGCTTCGGGTGCGTGGGGCTAAGTCTGATGACGGTACGTCGATCCAGGCCGAAGAGGTTGTGAGCGGATCGTTCAAGAATCTCTCAGGGTTGATCGCGACGGTTGATGTGGGAAGTGGGACGCTGACACTGAAGGATCTAGCGACAAAGAAGACGGTCACGGTAACGATCACCGCGAACTCGAGCGTGCGTTCCCTGCCGCCTGAGGCTGCGGCGAGATTTGCGGCCCGAGCAAGGAACGCTGCTGCCGGTGGGAGTGGCGGAGGCGGCACACCGGCTCCCGCAAGCAATGCAGCAGGCGGAGAACGACCGGGGGGCTCGGGACGTTCGGCAGGAGCTGATCTTTCGCAGTTCGTGAGCAGGTTGCCAAGCCAGACGATCGCAGATCTGAAGGTGGGAGAGGCCGTGATGATCGTTGGATCGCAGTCAGACGCAGCCAGCAACGGCGTGACGGCAGTGACTTTGCTCTCCGGAGTAGAACCAATTCTTGCAGCGGCGCCCAGTGGTTCGGGGTCGTTGACGCTGTCTCCGTGGAGCTTAGGCGGAGGCACTGCTGACGGCGGCTCTCAATAG
- a CDS encoding glycoside hydrolase family 15 protein yields MTESKRKSSRALHGSRIEDYSLIGDCETAALISREGSIDWLCWPSFSSPACFAALLGTRDHGFWQIFPKGKVKAVRREYEGQTLIVRTTFETREGEVCLIDFMPQREKHSHVVRIVRGIRGRVAMQMDLAIRFDYGRTVPWVTKTDGGLRAIAGSNMVTLHTDAPLCGEGMTTRSNFTVHEGEDVTFTLTNTSSMEKAPKVLSVKRALAETQSFWRRWSSQNKYTGPYADAVERSLMTLKAMTYKPSGGIVAAATTSLPERIGGERNWDYRYCWLRDTAFTLLILMQAGYVEEAVEWRKWLLRAIAGAPDQIQTIYGICGERQLVEWEVDWLPGYENSKPVRVGNAAVDQFQLDVFGEVSAALSRTPEAEDEIRMSASSVQAALTDHLCKVWPNPDEGIWETRGGPEHFTHSKVMAWLALDRAIKHHEQYDGKGDVKRWKKNRDMIHREVCKKGFDKKLNSFVQSYGSKQLDASCLRIGMVGFLPPDDPRFVGTVEAIEKRLMKNGFVERYDTKKTDDGLSGGEGSFLACSFWMVTSLWLIGRKNDARVMFDRLLALRNDVGLLSEEYDPVAKRMVGNFPQALSHIALLQAAFVMIGLWVPETGSGKKAPRPVGRTSKRANGDGKRKPSGRSR; encoded by the coding sequence GTGACGGAGTCGAAGCGGAAGAGTTCGAGAGCATTGCATGGTTCGCGGATTGAAGACTACAGCCTGATTGGAGACTGCGAAACAGCGGCTTTAATCTCTCGAGAAGGGTCGATCGACTGGTTGTGCTGGCCATCTTTTTCGTCGCCTGCCTGCTTTGCTGCGCTGCTGGGAACGCGCGATCACGGATTTTGGCAGATATTCCCGAAGGGCAAAGTAAAGGCAGTGAGGCGAGAGTACGAGGGGCAGACTCTTATTGTGCGGACGACCTTCGAGACGCGGGAGGGAGAGGTCTGCCTGATCGACTTTATGCCGCAGCGAGAGAAGCACTCGCATGTTGTGAGGATTGTGCGTGGGATTCGCGGCAGGGTTGCGATGCAGATGGACCTTGCGATCCGCTTTGACTACGGGAGAACCGTTCCGTGGGTGACAAAGACCGATGGTGGGTTACGGGCTATTGCAGGCTCCAACATGGTTACGTTGCATACTGATGCGCCGCTGTGTGGTGAAGGAATGACAACGCGCAGCAACTTCACGGTGCATGAGGGCGAGGATGTGACGTTTACGCTGACGAATACCTCGTCGATGGAGAAGGCACCGAAGGTGCTATCGGTAAAGCGAGCGCTTGCGGAGACACAGAGTTTCTGGCGACGGTGGAGCAGCCAAAACAAATACACAGGTCCCTACGCGGATGCGGTCGAGCGGTCGCTGATGACGTTAAAAGCGATGACGTATAAGCCTTCGGGAGGAATTGTCGCGGCGGCGACAACCTCTCTGCCTGAGCGGATCGGCGGTGAGCGCAACTGGGACTACCGCTATTGTTGGCTGCGCGATACTGCGTTCACTTTGCTGATCCTGATGCAGGCCGGATATGTGGAGGAGGCAGTGGAGTGGCGTAAGTGGCTGCTTCGAGCGATTGCAGGGGCGCCTGATCAGATACAGACGATCTACGGGATATGTGGCGAGCGTCAGTTGGTGGAATGGGAGGTGGACTGGCTGCCTGGATATGAGAACTCGAAGCCGGTACGCGTCGGTAACGCTGCAGTCGATCAGTTTCAACTGGATGTGTTTGGCGAGGTCTCGGCGGCTCTGTCGAGGACGCCGGAGGCTGAGGATGAGATTCGAATGTCGGCGAGTTCGGTGCAAGCGGCGTTGACCGACCACCTTTGTAAAGTCTGGCCAAATCCTGATGAAGGGATATGGGAGACGCGTGGCGGTCCGGAACATTTTACGCACTCGAAGGTGATGGCGTGGCTGGCGCTGGACCGCGCCATTAAGCATCATGAACAGTACGACGGTAAGGGCGATGTAAAACGCTGGAAGAAGAATCGCGACATGATTCACCGAGAGGTTTGCAAGAAGGGATTCGATAAAAAGCTGAACAGTTTTGTGCAGTCCTATGGATCGAAGCAACTCGATGCTTCGTGTCTAAGGATTGGGATGGTAGGGTTCTTGCCGCCGGATGATCCGCGATTTGTGGGGACGGTGGAGGCGATTGAGAAGCGATTGATGAAGAATGGATTCGTCGAACGATATGACACGAAGAAGACGGATGATGGGCTGAGTGGGGGCGAAGGCTCGTTTCTTGCGTGCAGTTTCTGGATGGTAACGAGTCTGTGGCTTATCGGGCGTAAGAACGATGCGAGGGTCATGTTCGATCGGTTGCTCGCTTTGCGCAATGACGTTGGCTTGTTGTCGGAAGAGTATGACCCCGTCGCGAAGAGGATGGTTGGAAACTTTCCGCAGGCTTTGTCACACATCGCGTTGCTTCAGGCGGCTTTTGTGATGATTGGGTTGTGGGTTCCTGAGACGGGGTCAGGGAAAAAAGCACCGCGTCCTGTTGGCCGCACTTCGAAACGCGCGAACGGGGATGGTAAGCGGAAACCGAGTGGCCGCAGCCGTTAG
- a CDS encoding TonB-dependent receptor, which produces MSFRAVLKFALLFFIALTPMAASAQQTGATVHGLVADPESAVIPGATVTFTPASGKALITQSQGDGSYSLRGVPAGTYSVTVTMQGFASFVKMGVKIAAGQALTLDVKMEIEEQKQEVNVTAQSAQVSVDADSNASSTVIKDKDLDALSDDPDELSSELTALAGPAAGPNGGQIYVDGFTGGQLPPKSSIREIRINQNPFSAQYDRLGYGRVEVFTKPGTDKFHGQFNLQGITSALNTGNPLLNAFNSPGQALQTQPPYHTIFVLGNITGPLTKVSSFTLSGSHRAIQDNNLVNATVLSPITVLGSTFTCPPGQLSCNYATANPAPQSRTDINPRVDLALGEKNTLVTRFQYEQNDQNNVGVGSLNLPDTGYYSSTSETTIQISDTQILSPRVINETRFEFQRERASQTPLSTTPTIEVQGNFTSGGSNNGENSDHQSHFEVQNYTSIQLTKNFIRLGGRLRSTSDINSTTAGENGSFTYDCLLNALCNDSNASYQNNIVSQFGVVQVLKPASATLVDLGLYAEDDWKARQNLSISYGFRYETQNHLADHHDFAPRVSARYGLGAKNNPKTVLSAGFGIFYDRFLLANVLNTVESDGTHQIQTQIVNPSLLCTPQSFAANPNVCTGGVPPTGNKTYTASPNLRSPYTLQFAAGVDQQLFRGVTVSANYLYAVGDHQFYSENLNSPVNGVYPFPPSGDARPEILDQYQSGGVFRQRQLFINPKIQPSRALSLFGYYVLNFAKADTGGPTSFPSIPYHIGADYGRATFDTRYRVFVGGSLTMRYGITVSPILILSAGTPYNVTLGRDLNNDSIYNDRPAFGPSNGIAPGTPGSNTIAGCGSFVTPAAGQAPIPINLCTGPALFTANLRVTKTFGFGPLTAAAAQNGGSRGNNSGGPGGPGGPGGLGGGRGGSGGGRGGPGGGPGGGFGGANTGHRYNLAFGVQAFNLFNNVDLSTPNGTLTSQQFGQSTQLAGNPFTSNSAARRISLQTSFTF; this is translated from the coding sequence ATGTCATTTCGCGCAGTCTTGAAGTTTGCTTTACTTTTCTTTATTGCTTTGACGCCGATGGCTGCAAGCGCCCAGCAGACGGGTGCCACCGTGCATGGGCTGGTTGCTGATCCTGAGAGTGCAGTGATTCCGGGCGCGACGGTGACCTTTACCCCTGCTTCGGGGAAGGCATTGATTACGCAGTCGCAGGGCGATGGGAGCTATTCGCTGCGTGGTGTTCCGGCGGGAACGTACTCGGTTACGGTCACGATGCAGGGCTTCGCTTCGTTTGTGAAGATGGGGGTGAAGATCGCTGCAGGTCAGGCGTTAACTCTTGATGTGAAGATGGAGATCGAGGAACAAAAGCAGGAGGTAAATGTCACGGCGCAGAGTGCCCAGGTAAGCGTGGATGCGGACAGCAATGCTAGTTCTACGGTGATCAAAGACAAGGATCTCGATGCGCTGTCAGACGATCCTGATGAGCTTTCCTCAGAGTTGACTGCACTTGCGGGACCTGCAGCGGGACCGAACGGAGGGCAGATCTACGTGGATGGATTTACTGGCGGCCAGCTTCCTCCGAAGTCGTCGATTCGCGAGATCCGTATCAACCAGAATCCTTTTTCGGCCCAGTACGATCGTCTGGGCTATGGGCGCGTCGAGGTGTTTACCAAGCCGGGAACGGACAAGTTTCATGGACAATTCAATCTGCAGGGAATCACGTCGGCGCTCAACACGGGCAATCCACTGTTGAACGCGTTCAACAGCCCAGGACAGGCGCTTCAGACGCAGCCGCCCTATCACACGATCTTTGTGCTGGGTAATATTACCGGACCTCTGACCAAGGTTTCATCGTTCACTCTGTCGGGTTCGCATCGTGCGATCCAGGACAATAACCTCGTGAACGCGACGGTACTGAGTCCGATCACAGTTCTGGGTTCGACGTTCACCTGCCCTCCCGGACAGCTTTCTTGTAACTACGCGACCGCGAACCCTGCGCCACAGTCGAGGACGGACATCAATCCACGAGTGGACCTGGCGTTGGGTGAGAAAAACACTCTCGTGACGCGGTTTCAATATGAACAGAACGATCAGAATAACGTTGGAGTTGGAAGCTTGAATCTACCGGACACGGGCTACTATTCCAGTACCTCTGAGACGACGATTCAGATTAGCGATACGCAGATTTTGAGTCCTAGGGTGATCAACGAGACCAGATTCGAGTTTCAGCGCGAGCGAGCGTCGCAGACGCCCCTTAGTACGACGCCGACGATTGAGGTGCAGGGCAACTTTACGAGTGGGGGATCGAATAACGGCGAGAACTCCGACCATCAATCTCACTTCGAGGTGCAGAACTACACGTCGATTCAGCTGACGAAGAACTTCATCCGGCTGGGAGGGAGGCTACGATCAACGAGCGACATCAACAGTACGACGGCGGGAGAGAATGGCTCATTCACCTATGACTGCCTACTGAACGCTTTGTGTAACGATTCGAACGCCTCGTATCAAAACAATATTGTGAGCCAGTTTGGAGTCGTTCAGGTACTGAAACCGGCGAGCGCAACGCTCGTGGATCTGGGACTGTATGCCGAAGATGACTGGAAGGCGCGGCAGAACCTGTCGATCAGTTATGGATTCCGGTATGAGACGCAGAATCACCTGGCGGATCATCATGATTTCGCGCCGAGGGTCTCGGCACGTTATGGCCTGGGGGCAAAGAACAACCCGAAGACTGTGCTGAGCGCGGGCTTCGGCATCTTCTACGATCGTTTTCTGCTGGCAAACGTTTTGAATACCGTTGAGTCGGACGGCACGCACCAGATACAGACGCAGATCGTGAATCCTAGCCTGCTTTGCACGCCACAGAGTTTTGCGGCGAATCCCAACGTGTGTACAGGAGGCGTGCCTCCGACGGGCAACAAGACGTATACGGCGTCGCCGAATCTTCGCAGCCCTTATACTTTGCAGTTCGCCGCAGGAGTCGATCAGCAGTTATTTCGCGGCGTGACGGTGTCGGCCAACTATCTCTACGCTGTTGGAGATCACCAGTTTTACAGTGAAAATCTGAACTCGCCGGTCAATGGTGTCTATCCATTTCCTCCTTCGGGCGACGCGCGTCCAGAGATTCTGGATCAGTATCAGTCTGGTGGAGTGTTCCGTCAGCGGCAACTATTTATCAATCCGAAGATTCAACCGAGCCGCGCGCTCTCGCTCTTCGGCTATTATGTGCTGAACTTCGCGAAGGCAGACACCGGGGGACCGACCTCGTTTCCATCGATTCCGTATCACATTGGAGCGGACTACGGGCGGGCTACCTTCGACACGCGCTACAGGGTGTTTGTGGGAGGCAGCCTGACGATGCGGTACGGAATCACCGTGAGCCCGATCCTGATTCTTTCGGCTGGCACGCCGTATAACGTTACTCTTGGGCGCGATCTTAATAACGACAGTATCTACAATGACCGTCCGGCGTTTGGGCCGTCGAACGGTATCGCCCCGGGAACTCCCGGTTCGAACACGATTGCAGGCTGCGGAAGTTTTGTTACGCCGGCTGCGGGACAGGCGCCGATTCCGATCAATCTCTGTACCGGTCCGGCGCTCTTCACGGCGAATCTGCGTGTGACCAAGACATTTGGCTTCGGACCGCTTACTGCTGCGGCGGCTCAGAATGGGGGTTCTCGTGGAAACAACTCTGGCGGCCCCGGAGGTCCGGGCGGACCAGGTGGGCTTGGCGGAGGCCGCGGCGGCTCTGGTGGTGGACGAGGTGGTCCTGGCGGCGGCCCCGGTGGTGGCTTTGGCGGCGCAAATACAGGGCATCGCTATAACCTTGCCTTTGGGGTTCAGGCGTTCAATTTGTTCAACAATGTAGATCTTTCAACGCCGAATGGCACTTTGACTTCGCAGCAGTTTGGACAGTCGACGCAGCTTGCCGGTAATCCGTTTACAAGCAACTCCGCAGCACGGAGAATTTCGTTGCAGACTTCGTTTACCTTCTAG
- the treZ gene encoding malto-oligosyltrehalose trehalohydrolase: MHDFGVWAPKAQWVAVKIGERTYPMSREGDRGCWRVSVQEAGPGTDYGFVLEDDPKAWPDPRSLWQPHGVHGPSRVYDQSAFVWTDRGWDAPPLSSAVIYESHVGTFTPHGTFDSMIERLEYLVELGITHVELMPVAAFPGGQGWGYDGAALFAVTEQYGGPDGLKRLVDACHARGLAVLLDVVYNHFGPVGNYSGKYGPYLTERHHTPWGGAINFEGEGSDEVRRFFCDNALMWMRDYHIDGLRLDAVHEYIDRSAVHFMEQLSAEVKALSAELGRRLVLIAESDLNDPRVVTPTEDGGYGMDAQWSDDFHHALFTVLTSEGQGKGYYSDFGTFEKLAKSLTNNFVQDGTYSTYRRRSHGRAADNLSPHLFLGYIQNHDQVGNRAVGDRVDQTVGMERAKVAAGVVLTAPFVPMIFQGEEYAASTPFQYFADHEDPEMAKAVKAGRRGEFAAFGWAPEDIPDPEDVETFLRSKLKWNEIHEGCHEEMLTWYRSLIRLRRTSVSLNDGRPGQVKVKFDERTRWLVMERGSVAVMCNLGPGAVELENPAKFALILASRVGIEARGGKVLLPSDSLAILSGEENRPVV; this comes from the coding sequence ATGCACGATTTTGGAGTTTGGGCACCAAAGGCACAGTGGGTTGCTGTGAAGATTGGAGAACGCACGTATCCGATGAGCCGCGAGGGTGATCGTGGATGCTGGCGTGTCTCGGTGCAGGAGGCAGGACCAGGGACTGACTACGGATTTGTGTTGGAGGATGATCCAAAGGCGTGGCCGGATCCCAGGTCGCTGTGGCAACCACATGGAGTCCATGGACCGTCGCGGGTCTATGACCAATCGGCGTTTGTGTGGACGGATCGCGGTTGGGACGCACCGCCGCTTTCCTCTGCGGTGATCTATGAGTCGCATGTCGGCACCTTTACGCCGCACGGGACGTTCGATTCCATGATTGAACGGCTTGAATATCTGGTGGAGCTTGGGATTACGCATGTTGAGTTGATGCCGGTCGCGGCGTTTCCTGGTGGGCAGGGATGGGGGTACGACGGCGCCGCGCTGTTTGCGGTGACGGAGCAGTATGGTGGGCCGGATGGGTTGAAGCGGTTGGTGGATGCCTGCCACGCGCGTGGACTGGCTGTGCTGTTGGATGTGGTCTACAACCATTTTGGGCCGGTGGGAAACTACAGCGGCAAGTATGGACCGTACCTTACGGAACGACACCACACTCCGTGGGGCGGCGCGATCAACTTTGAAGGTGAGGGAAGCGATGAGGTGCGCAGATTCTTCTGCGATAACGCGCTGATGTGGATGAGGGACTATCACATCGACGGGTTGCGACTGGATGCAGTGCATGAATATATTGATCGGTCCGCGGTTCACTTCATGGAGCAATTATCGGCAGAAGTGAAAGCGTTGTCGGCAGAGCTAGGACGGCGGCTGGTGCTGATTGCTGAGAGTGATTTGAACGATCCCAGAGTGGTAACACCCACGGAGGATGGCGGTTATGGCATGGATGCGCAGTGGAGCGATGACTTTCATCATGCACTGTTCACTGTGCTCACGTCGGAGGGCCAAGGGAAGGGCTACTACTCGGATTTCGGAACGTTCGAGAAATTGGCGAAGTCGCTGACGAACAACTTTGTGCAGGATGGGACGTATTCAACGTATCGGAGGCGTTCTCATGGGAGGGCCGCCGATAATCTTTCGCCGCACCTGTTTCTGGGATATATCCAAAATCACGATCAGGTCGGAAATCGAGCAGTTGGAGACAGAGTGGACCAAACGGTTGGGATGGAGCGTGCAAAGGTAGCGGCGGGAGTTGTGCTGACCGCACCGTTTGTTCCGATGATCTTTCAGGGCGAGGAGTATGCGGCCTCAACACCGTTTCAATATTTTGCAGACCACGAAGATCCGGAGATGGCCAAGGCCGTGAAGGCTGGACGGCGCGGGGAGTTCGCTGCGTTTGGGTGGGCGCCGGAGGACATTCCGGATCCGGAAGATGTGGAGACCTTTCTGCGGTCGAAGCTGAAATGGAACGAAATACATGAGGGCTGCCATGAGGAGATGTTGACCTGGTATCGGAGTTTGATTCGTTTGCGCCGTACGTCTGTTTCGCTGAACGATGGGCGGCCGGGTCAGGTGAAGGTGAAGTTCGATGAGAGAACGCGCTGGCTGGTGATGGAACGTGGTTCGGTCGCGGTGATGTGTAATCTCGGTCCAGGTGCGGTGGAGCTTGAGAATCCCGCCAAGTTTGCTCTGATACTGGCGTCGCGGGTGGGGATTGAAGCCAGGGGAGGTAAGGTTTTGTTGCCATCGGATAGTCTCGCGATTCTTTCAGGTGAAGAGAATCGACCGGTTGTGTAG